The Thermothielavioides terrestris NRRL 8126 chromosome 2, complete sequence genome includes a region encoding these proteins:
- a CDS encoding uncharacterized protein (Contains conserved domains: cd02335, ZZ_ADA2, Zinc finger, ZZ type. Zinc finger present in ADA2, pfam04433, SWIRM, SWIRM domain and COG5114, COG5114, Histone acetyltransferase complex SAGA/ADA, subunit ADA2.) — MGVIRKKIAARGGEGGVKYVCDVCSADITSTVRIRCAHSACNEYDLCVQCFANGRSSNAHQPATHPYRVIEQNSFPIFDREWGADEELLLLEGAEIYGLGSWADIADHIGGYRHKDEVRDHYLKVYIESPNFPLPKRCSPHDMELANEISREEFQARKKRRIEERREAAKNAPALQPKTKPTASVPSCHEIGGYMPGRLEFEVEYANDAEESVQLMQFDPGDGINPRTGELEPEMELKLTVMEIYNCRLTQRVERKKVMFEHNLLDYRENSKAEKKRSKEERDLLLKAKPFARMMNRVDFEQFCQGLIDELNLRQAIAQLQEWRSLRIGDLRSGEKYEQEKAARIQKSIPLGSMDRERLAATQRNKQPPPPEPPSGAALLVAPELPIRSAATNGEGPNGIKTEANGGHVDGGSVVVVNGAASSRQRYIPPPIPGVQPMQLTQDNAPDLHLLTSDEIKLCETLRIQPKPYLMIKEQILKEAVKGNGSLKKKQAKEICRLDSQKGGRIFDFMVNAGWVVKA, encoded by the exons ATGGGCGTTATTCGGAAGAAAATTGCTGCAAGAGGCGGAGAGGGTGGCGTGAAATACGTTTGTGATGTTTGCTCGGCGGATATTACTTCCACC GTCCGCATCAGATGCGCCCACAGCGCCTGCAACGAGTACGACCTTTGCGTGCAATGTTTCGCCAACGGCCGTTCCAGCAACGCGCACCAGCCGGCGACGCATCCCTACCGGGTCATTGAGCAGAACTCGTTCCCCATCTTCGACCGAGAAtggggcgccgacgaggagcttCTCCTTCTGGAAGGCGCAGAGATCTATGGCCTGGGATCATGGGCAGACATTGCCGATCACATCGGCGGGTACCGGCACAAGGACGAGGTCCGCGACCATTACCTAAAAGTCTACATTGAATCGCCAAACTTTCCGCTCCCGAAGCGATGCAGCCCGCACGATATGGAACTGGCAAACGAGATTTCAAGAGAAGAATTCCAGGCCCGCAAGAAGCGCAGGATTGAGGAACGGAGAGAAGCTGCCAAGAATGCTCCTGCGCTACAGCCGAAGACCAAACCGACTGCCAGCGTACCGTCCTGCCACGAGATTGGAGGGTACATGCCTGGGCGTCTGGAGTTCGAGGTGGAATACGCCAATGACGCGGAAGAATCCGTGCAACTTATGCAGTTTGATCCGGGTGACGGCATCAACCCACGCACCGGCGAGCTGGAGCCCGAGATGGAGCTCAAGCTCACCGTGATGGAGATCTACAACTGCAGGTTGACACAGCGGGTTGAGCGAAAGAAGGTGATGTTTGAGCACAACCTGCTGGATTATAGGGAGAACAGCAAGGCCGAAAAGAAGCGGTCGAAGGAGGAGCGCGATCTTCTCCTTAAGGCAAAGCCTTTCGCGCGCATGATGAACCGGGTCGACTTCGAGCAGTTCTGTCAGGGCCTTATCGATGAGCTCAACCTCCGACAAGCGATTGCACAGCTGCAGGAATGGCGCAGTCTCAGGATTGGCGACCTCCGAAGCGGCGAGAAGTACGAGCaggagaaggcggcgcgcATTCAGAAGTCCATACCTTTGGGATCTATGGATCGCGAAAGATTGGCTGCCACGCAGCGGAACAAGCAGCCACCGCCTCCAGAGCCCCCAAGTGGTGCCGCCCTCCTGGTCGCCCCAGAGCTCCCGATTCGCTCCGCGGCGACAAACGGCGAAGGACCGAACGGCATCAAGACCGAGGCCAACGGGGGCCACGTTGACGGTGGAAGCGTTGTCGTCGTGAACGGCGCAGCTTCCTCACGACAGCGATACATTCCGCCGCCAATTCCCGGCGTGCAACCCATGCAGCTCACTCAAGACAATGCACCGGACCTCCATCTTCTTACATCGGACGAGATTAAACTTTGCGAAACGCTTCGCATCCAGCCGAAGCCGTATCTGATGATCAAGGAACAGATCCTCAAGGAGGCCGTGAAGGGCAACGGGAGTCTCAAGAAGAAACAAGCCAAAGAGATCTGCCGCTTGGACTCGCAGAAGGGTGGGAGAATTTTTGATTTTATGGTCAATGCTGGTTGGGTGGTGAAAGCTTGA